A single Callithrix jacchus isolate 240 chromosome 4, calJac240_pri, whole genome shotgun sequence DNA region contains:
- the LOC100411905 gene encoding LOW QUALITY PROTEIN: N-acetyllactosaminide beta-1,6-N-acetylglucosaminyl-transferase (The sequence of the model RefSeq protein was modified relative to this genomic sequence to represent the inferred CDS: inserted 2 bases in 2 codons; substituted 2 bases at 2 genomic stop codons) — MPLSMRYLFVISVSSVIIFIVFNFGGDQSFQRLNIXDSLMLTRVCTSFINGKTPFLWKNKLMIHEKCSCKEYLTXSHYIAXPLSKEEAEFPLAYIMVIHHHFDTFARLFRAIYMPQNIYCVHVDEKATTEFKEAVEQLLSCFPNAFLASKMEPVVYGGISRLQADLNCIKDLSALEVSWKYVINTCGQDFPLKTNKEIVQCLKGFKGKNITPVVLPPAHVIGRTKYVHQEHLGKELSYVIRTTALKPPXPHNLMIYFGSAHVALSREFADFVLHDPRVVDVLQWSKDTFSPDEHFWVTLNRIPERNLPRSTTCISYVNEEASRRLGWAGLS, encoded by the exons ATGCCTTTATCAATGCGTTACCTCTTTGTAATTTCTGTCTCTAGTGTAATTATTTTCATCGTCTTCAATTTTGGGGGCGATCAAAGCTTCCAGAGGCTAAATATCTGAGACTCTTTGATGCTGACTCGAGTTTGCACATCTTTTATCAATGGGAAAACACCTTTCCTGTGGAAAAACAAACTAATGATCCATGAGAAGTGTTCTTGCAAGGAATACTTGACCTAGAGCCACTACATCG ACCCTTTATCTAAGGAAGAAGCTGAATTTCCCTTGGCATATATAATGGTCATCCATCATCACTTCGACACCTTTGCAAGGCTCTTCAGGGCTATTTACATGCCCCAAAATATCTACTGTGTCCATGTGGATGAAAAAGCAACAACTGAATTTAAAGAAGCAGTAGAGCAACTATTGAGCTGCTTCCCAAATGCTTTTCTGGCTTCCAAGATGGAACCAGTTGTCTATGGTGGGAtctccaggctccaggctgaCCTGAACTGCATCAAAGATCTTTCTGCCTTGGAGGTCTCCTGGAAGTACGTTATCAACACCTGTGGGCAAGACTTCCCCCTGAAAACCAACAAGGAAATAGTTCAGTGTCTGAAGggatttaaagggaaaaatatcaCTCCAGTAGTGCTGCCCCCGGCTCATGTAATTGGACGGACTAAATATGTACACCAAGAGCACCTGGGCAAAGAGCTTTCCTATGTGATAAGAACGACAGCACTGAAACCGC CCCCCCATAACCTCATGATTTACTTTGGCTCTGCCCATGTGGCTCTATCCAGAGAGTTTGCCGACTTTGTTCTGCATGACCCACGGGTTGTTGATGTGCTCCAGTGGTCCAAGGACACTTTCAGTCCTGATGAGCATTTCTGGGTGACACTCAATAGGATTCCAG